One genomic window of Ruminococcus gauvreauii includes the following:
- a CDS encoding flavin reductase family protein: MGKQEWKPGNMLYPLPAVMVSVTDGKGRDNIITVAWAGTVCTNPPMVSISVRPERFSYQMIRETGEFVINLTTEELTYATDYCGVRSGRDEDKFEKMKLHKEKASKIRAPLIRESPVNLECRVKKVEELGSHHMFLAEVVAVHADEAYINGKNKFQLFKAKPMVYSHGSYYGLGKMLGTFGYSVKKK; encoded by the coding sequence ATGGGGAAACAGGAATGGAAGCCCGGAAACATGCTCTATCCGCTTCCGGCCGTCATGGTGAGTGTGACAGACGGAAAGGGCAGAGACAATATTATAACCGTGGCATGGGCGGGTACGGTCTGTACAAATCCGCCGATGGTATCGATATCCGTCAGACCTGAGCGTTTTTCCTATCAAATGATCAGGGAGACGGGAGAGTTTGTGATCAATCTCACAACTGAGGAACTCACATATGCGACGGATTACTGCGGTGTACGGTCAGGAAGAGATGAAGATAAGTTTGAAAAGATGAAACTGCACAAAGAGAAGGCATCTAAGATTCGTGCACCTTTGATACGGGAATCCCCGGTCAATCTGGAATGCAGGGTTAAAAAAGTGGAGGAACTTGGCTCGCATCATATGTTTCTGGCAGAGGTGGTTGCGGTTCATGCGGATGAAGCCTATATCAATGGTAAAAACAAATTTCAGCTGTTCAAAGCGAAGCCTATGGTATATTCTCACGGCTCCTATTACGGGCTTGGAAAGATGCTGGGAACGTTTGGATACAGTGTGAAGAAGAAATGA
- a CDS encoding putative manganese-dependent inorganic diphosphatase produces MALEKKQEIYVLGHKNPDTDSICSAIAYADMKNRTEDGTFIPMRAGVVNEETEYVLTRFQVPAPAYLADVGTQVRDMDIHKTQGTRNNVSVKTAFNLMKDNGAVTLPITDDEGYLEGLITIGDIARSYMDAYDNTVIAAAKTQYRNIAETLNGEILVGDADAYFDKGKAVIGASNPDKMEEFIDDGDLVILGNRSEDHLCAVEQNASCIIIALGAKVSAVIQRFARENNCVIISTPYDTLTIAKLINQSIPVRHLMKTKNLITFRTDDFTDDIRDIMGKNRHRDFPVLDRQGKYVGTVSRRNLLNINKKQVILVDHNEKSQAVDNIQEAEIIEIIDHHRIGSLQTIQPVVFRNQPVGCTATIIYQLYDEKNLEILPDIAGLLCAAIISDTLMFRSPTCTAFDKMAAKELASIAGIQIEEFAAEMFKAGSNLENKSPEEIFYQDFKKFIVDDATFGVGQINSMSAEELQHIKDRLQPNIERECGRNGLQMVFFMLTNIMDESTELLLNGEGAAHLVTQAFEDAEITEGSCKLPGVVSRKKQLIPSFMRALQES; encoded by the coding sequence ATTGCATTGGAGAAGAAACAGGAGATATACGTTTTAGGTCATAAAAATCCGGATACAGATTCAATATGCTCGGCGATAGCGTACGCTGATATGAAAAACCGTACAGAAGACGGGACGTTTATACCTATGAGGGCAGGGGTCGTCAATGAGGAGACGGAATATGTGCTGACGAGATTTCAGGTGCCTGCCCCCGCATATCTGGCAGATGTCGGAACACAGGTGCGGGACATGGATATTCATAAAACTCAGGGGACAAGGAACAATGTATCTGTTAAGACAGCATTTAATCTGATGAAGGACAATGGTGCTGTGACACTTCCGATCACTGATGATGAGGGATATCTGGAAGGACTGATCACAATCGGTGACATTGCCAGATCCTATATGGATGCTTATGACAATACTGTTATCGCCGCAGCTAAGACCCAGTATAGAAACATAGCAGAGACTTTGAATGGAGAGATTCTGGTGGGCGACGCAGACGCTTATTTTGATAAAGGAAAGGCGGTGATCGGTGCATCAAATCCCGATAAGATGGAGGAGTTTATCGATGATGGAGACCTTGTGATCCTTGGAAACCGTTCTGAGGATCATCTCTGTGCAGTGGAGCAGAATGCAAGCTGTATTATCATAGCTCTGGGAGCTAAAGTATCGGCGGTGATTCAGCGGTTTGCACGTGAAAATAACTGTGTAATCATATCTACGCCTTATGATACGCTGACGATAGCGAAACTGATCAACCAGAGTATTCCTGTGCGTCATCTGATGAAGACAAAAAATCTGATCACATTCCGGACAGATGATTTCACAGATGATATACGTGATATTATGGGAAAGAACAGACACAGAGATTTCCCTGTTCTTGACAGGCAGGGGAAATACGTGGGTACAGTCTCCAGGCGTAACCTCCTGAATATCAACAAAAAGCAGGTTATCCTGGTGGACCACAATGAAAAATCGCAGGCCGTGGATAATATTCAGGAGGCTGAAATCATTGAGATCATAGATCACCACCGTATCGGATCACTGCAGACGATACAGCCTGTCGTATTCCGCAATCAACCGGTTGGCTGCACCGCAACGATTATTTACCAGCTGTACGACGAAAAAAATCTGGAGATTCTGCCGGATATTGCAGGACTGCTGTGCGCTGCAATCATTTCAGACACGCTGATGTTCCGCTCGCCGACCTGCACGGCGTTTGATAAGATGGCGGCCAAAGAGCTGGCCAGTATAGCGGGAATCCAGATCGAAGAGTTTGCAGCGGAGATGTTCAAGGCGGGAAGCAATCTGGAGAACAAGTCTCCGGAGGAAATCTTTTATCAGGATTTTAAAAAATTCATCGTGGATGATGCAACATTTGGAGTAGGTCAGATCAACTCTATGTCAGCCGAGGAACTTCAGCACATTAAGGACCGGCTACAGCCGAATATAGAGCGTGAGTGCGGGCGGAATGGACTGCAGATGGTATTTTTTATGCTGACCAACATTATGGATGAATCTACAGAACTGCTGCTGAACGGAGAAGGAGCGGCTCATCTGGTAACCCAGGCGTTTGAGGATGCCGAGATTACGGAAGGGTCCTGCAAATTACCAGGAGTCGTCTCAAGGAAAAAGCAGCTGATACCGTCGTTTATGAGGGCGCTTCAGGAGTCGTAA
- a CDS encoding S1 RNA-binding domain-containing protein, whose translation MDIENNNTPTMADFENELDASFKKVEEGDILTGTVIAVTEEEVTLDLQSYTEGIIRTEDFSREPGFMVKDEVQTGDTVTATVIKTDNGQGSILLSKVKANDILAWQTLKQMKEDKTVLDVTVKGIVKSGVIAYVEGIRGFIPISKLSLEYVEDTTPYLNQTLQVQVFEVDENDKRLILSAKELLREKAGEERRKKISNVEIGLVTEGTVETIKPYGAFVNLGNGLSGLVHVSQISEKRIKSPDAVLNVGDVVKVKITAVKDGKISLSMKALNDTAASEIVEESYELPETEAATTSLGSLFSNIKLD comes from the coding sequence ATGGACATCGAAAACAATAACACCCCCACTATGGCGGACTTCGAAAATGAGCTCGACGCTTCTTTTAAAAAAGTTGAAGAAGGCGATATTCTCACAGGGACTGTCATCGCAGTCACAGAGGAGGAAGTCACTCTGGATCTGCAGTCCTACACAGAAGGCATTATCCGTACTGAAGATTTCAGCCGCGAACCGGGTTTCATGGTGAAAGATGAAGTTCAGACAGGAGACACGGTCACAGCAACTGTTATTAAAACGGACAACGGCCAGGGCAGTATCCTCCTTTCTAAAGTAAAAGCCAATGATATTCTGGCATGGCAGACGCTTAAACAGATGAAGGAAGATAAAACCGTACTGGATGTCACTGTAAAAGGAATCGTAAAAAGCGGTGTAATCGCATACGTAGAAGGTATCCGCGGATTTATCCCCATCTCCAAGCTCTCTCTGGAATACGTGGAAGATACCACTCCGTATCTGAACCAGACACTCCAGGTACAGGTCTTCGAAGTGGACGAAAATGACAAGAGGCTGATCCTGTCTGCCAAAGAACTTCTCCGGGAAAAAGCAGGAGAAGAGCGCAGAAAGAAAATCTCAAACGTGGAAATCGGTCTTGTCACAGAGGGTACCGTAGAGACCATCAAACCTTACGGGGCCTTCGTCAACCTCGGCAATGGACTTTCCGGACTCGTCCATGTATCGCAGATCAGTGAAAAGAGAATCAAATCACCGGATGCAGTCTTAAATGTCGGTGACGTTGTAAAAGTTAAGATTACTGCCGTCAAGGACGGGAAGATCAGTCTCAGCATGAAGGCGTTAAACGATACCGCCGCATCTGAAATCGTCGAAGAATCTTATGAACTTCCGGAAACAGAAGCCGCCACTACAAGTCTTGGTTCGCTGTTTTCAAATATTAAGTTAGACTGA
- the trhA gene encoding PAQR family membrane homeostasis protein TrhA, with the protein MKEKWKPKDPGSAVTHFIGMVLALLGAAPLLIKAAREPDTLHMTALAIFILSMVMLYAASTIYHTLNVSEQVNKRLKKMDHMMIFILIAGSYTPICLIVLHGKTGTLLCALVWAVALIGILIKGLWINCPKWFSSVIYIGMGWLCVLAFSQILQALSRPAFGWLLAGGIIYTIGGIIYALKVPLFNSKHKNFGSHEIFHLFVMGGSICHFILMYFFVAPMPV; encoded by the coding sequence ATGAAAGAGAAATGGAAACCAAAAGACCCCGGAAGCGCTGTCACACATTTTATCGGAATGGTCCTGGCGCTGCTCGGAGCCGCACCACTGCTGATAAAGGCCGCAAGAGAGCCTGATACACTTCACATGACCGCGTTGGCAATCTTCATACTCAGTATGGTTATGCTGTACGCTGCAAGTACTATATATCACACGCTGAATGTCAGCGAACAGGTTAATAAACGTCTGAAAAAAATGGACCATATGATGATCTTCATATTAATTGCCGGCAGCTACACTCCCATCTGTCTGATTGTACTCCATGGAAAAACAGGAACGCTTCTCTGTGCCCTTGTATGGGCTGTGGCTTTGATCGGTATACTGATCAAGGGCCTCTGGATCAATTGTCCGAAATGGTTTTCTTCGGTCATCTACATCGGAATGGGGTGGCTGTGCGTCCTCGCTTTTTCACAGATCCTGCAGGCCCTCTCCAGACCCGCCTTCGGTTGGCTGTTGGCGGGCGGTATCATCTACACCATCGGCGGCATCATCTATGCGCTGAAAGTGCCGCTCTTTAACTCAAAACACAAGAACTTTGGATCACATGAGATCTTCCATCTGTTTGTAATGGGTGGCAGTATCTGTCATTTTATTCTCATGTACTTCTTTGTAGCACCTATGCCAGTCTGA
- a CDS encoding DUF1002 domain-containing protein encodes MKIRRKTAGIMAVISLACAVLGPVNVQADSKADLNKPYIALGADLNQQERATVLELLDVTEDELKDYTVATVTNGMEHEYLDAYLSASVIGSRALSSVKVIGKKDGYGIKVQTKNISYCTTGMYQNALVTAGMKNADVTVAGPFNISGTAALVGAMEAYENMTGDVIQPDNVEAATNELVVTSELGEVIGDQEKAEELIGAVKDIIVAEEIQDPELIEEKVSETADKLEVSLSEEDKQQIVELMQKIADLDLDIDSLKQQAKELYDKLGSLGVDLNISKSDVDGFFAKMGTSAKELWDSIRDFFTGLFN; translated from the coding sequence ATGAAAATCAGGAGAAAAACCGCCGGTATCATGGCGGTGATAAGTCTGGCATGCGCGGTGCTGGGACCGGTGAACGTCCAGGCTGACAGTAAGGCAGACCTGAACAAACCCTATATAGCACTGGGTGCTGATCTGAATCAGCAGGAGCGGGCGACAGTTCTGGAGCTCCTGGATGTGACAGAGGATGAGCTGAAAGATTATACCGTCGCAACCGTTACAAATGGGATGGAGCATGAATATCTGGATGCGTATCTGTCTGCCAGCGTCATCGGGAGCAGAGCACTTTCCTCTGTTAAGGTCATCGGCAAAAAAGATGGCTACGGAATCAAGGTGCAGACAAAGAATATTTCTTACTGTACAACGGGAATGTATCAGAATGCGCTGGTGACTGCAGGGATGAAGAATGCCGATGTCACAGTAGCCGGTCCCTTTAATATATCGGGAACAGCGGCGCTTGTAGGGGCGATGGAAGCCTACGAGAATATGACGGGAGATGTTATCCAGCCGGATAACGTGGAGGCAGCTACGAATGAACTTGTCGTCACCAGTGAGCTGGGTGAAGTGATCGGGGATCAGGAGAAGGCAGAAGAACTGATCGGTGCGGTGAAGGATATCATTGTGGCGGAAGAGATCCAGGATCCTGAACTGATCGAAGAGAAAGTGTCGGAGACGGCCGATAAACTGGAAGTATCACTGTCTGAGGAAGATAAACAGCAGATCGTGGAACTGATGCAGAAGATTGCCGATCTGGATTTGGATATTGATTCCCTGAAACAGCAGGCAAAGGAACTTTATGATAAACTCGGCAGCCTGGGTGTGGATCTGAACATCAGTAAGTCTGACGTGGATGGATTTTTTGCCAAAATGGGTACGTCGGCTAAAGAGCTCTGGGACAGTATCAGAGATTTTTTCACCGGATTGTTTAATTAA
- the rsmA gene encoding 16S rRNA (adenine(1518)-N(6)/adenine(1519)-N(6))-dimethyltransferase RsmA, producing MSEQKTPRLGNPKETIAVLQKYNFTFQKKFGQNFLIDTHVLDKIVAAADITKDDFVIEVGPGIGTMTQYLACAAREVCAVEIDRALIPILKDTLDGYDNVSIINEDILKVDIRQLAREKNQGRPIKVVANLPYYITTPIIMGLFENHVPLASVTVMVQKEVAMRMQAAPGTKDYGALSLAVQYYAKPYLVANVPPNCFMPRPNVGSAVINLKRYDSSPVSVHDEKLMFRIIRASFNQRRKTLVNGLKNSGELEYTKEAIEQAMSKCGLPFNIRGEAMTLDQFAQLSDFLGGSSE from the coding sequence ATGAGTGAGCAGAAAACCCCACGTCTGGGAAACCCCAAGGAAACCATTGCAGTGCTGCAGAAATACAATTTTACGTTTCAGAAGAAGTTTGGACAGAACTTTTTAATCGATACTCATGTTCTGGACAAGATCGTTGCTGCAGCAGACATAACAAAGGATGATTTTGTGATAGAAGTAGGACCGGGGATCGGTACGATGACGCAGTACCTGGCATGCGCGGCGAGAGAAGTCTGTGCAGTGGAGATTGACAGGGCATTGATTCCGATTCTCAAGGATACGCTGGATGGTTATGACAATGTAAGTATCATAAACGAAGATATTTTGAAAGTGGACATCAGGCAGCTGGCCAGGGAAAAAAATCAGGGGAGACCCATCAAGGTTGTGGCAAATCTTCCCTATTATATTACGACACCGATTATCATGGGACTGTTTGAGAATCATGTACCGCTGGCCTCTGTCACTGTTATGGTTCAGAAAGAGGTAGCGATGAGAATGCAGGCAGCTCCCGGGACAAAGGACTACGGTGCGCTTTCTCTTGCCGTTCAGTATTACGCAAAACCGTACCTCGTGGCAAATGTTCCTCCGAACTGTTTTATGCCGAGACCGAATGTCGGAAGTGCGGTGATTAATTTAAAAAGATATGATAGTTCACCTGTCTCTGTTCATGATGAAAAGCTGATGTTCAGAATCATCAGGGCTTCTTTTAATCAGCGGAGAAAGACGCTTGTCAATGGTCTGAAGAATTCAGGGGAACTGGAGTATACGAAAGAGGCCATAGAACAGGCTATGTCGAAATGCGGGCTGCCGTTCAATATCCGGGGAGAAGCAATGACGCTGGATCAGTTTGCACAGCTGAGTGATTTCCTTGGAGGAAGTTCCGAATAA
- a CDS encoding ATP-binding protein, with protein sequence MDKTEYQIKLDQINELVDKQDFEGALEIVDTIDWRRVKSVRTLCMVADIYEVNDRLDDSKRILLLAYKRSSIGKIILYRLVEVCLKLGETDEAVDYYTEYEQNAPGDSSKYILKYKIYKAKRAPVEDLIAILEEYKSKEYTERWAYELARLYQKAGMKEKCVEECDDLILWFSEGKYVVKAMELKMAYESLTPSQQAKYDNRDTVEENEPETPKPVRSTKKRPSENTANTEVQPDLSGSESLAEAEAAVASQPQEESADGSLPYAQPGPIEPEKLQEKLASSLRDVLSGIHKTKELLMPRYEDDEEEEQLEAQSDIDYQSVKELEPESFGNTTVLPAEKLQKIRTQEPENPEPAAVSEEEPAEKDDVLRQLLEETASQMAQQITTGEFQKEEETPAEEETAAPEVEIQDESVPEKEEVSDIEPQNPEGRDMIHDLMAEGFEEEDEEETAEETAETEDIRLEESIIAQVFAEDEEPKEAEQSGDTQEFSLEDECAKQMILQKVSADESEPEKSIEERILEEETPEERRTRILNDTRPEKLSDEQKKLFTYFAKVPGMDEQILNAMAGVYNNAGDKTSKRGNIAVMGRPGSGKTRLTDSLLRAICKDLGLEAVKMARIDGEAFNEKDPIQVVGKLAGGFLLIEHAGGMSDDTIDQLSRALSFRTDSLVLIIEDEKTSMRSLLNRHPDFARKFDAVISIPVFTNDELVTFARTYAREQGYKIDELGVLALYTRIGEKQTDEEPMTVASVKEMIDYAISKAHRGKIGRKVSSRRLDPEGRIILFEKDFDF encoded by the coding sequence TTGGACAAGACGGAATATCAAATAAAATTGGACCAGATCAATGAACTGGTTGATAAACAGGATTTTGAAGGGGCACTTGAGATTGTAGACACCATCGACTGGCGCAGGGTAAAAAGCGTCAGAACGCTTTGCATGGTGGCGGATATCTATGAGGTGAATGACAGGCTTGACGACAGCAAACGGATTTTGCTCCTGGCATATAAGAGGTCATCTATAGGGAAGATCATCCTGTATCGCCTGGTGGAGGTATGCCTGAAACTGGGAGAGACGGATGAGGCAGTCGATTATTATACGGAATATGAGCAGAATGCACCGGGTGACAGTTCAAAATATATTCTGAAATATAAGATCTATAAAGCCAAACGGGCACCCGTTGAAGATCTCATCGCGATTCTGGAAGAGTATAAGAGTAAAGAATACACGGAACGCTGGGCATACGAGCTGGCGCGTCTTTACCAGAAGGCCGGAATGAAAGAAAAATGCGTGGAAGAGTGTGATGACCTGATTCTCTGGTTCAGCGAGGGAAAATATGTCGTAAAAGCCATGGAACTCAAGATGGCGTATGAGTCACTGACCCCTTCACAGCAGGCGAAATATGATAACAGGGATACGGTAGAAGAGAATGAACCGGAGACACCCAAACCGGTGAGATCGACAAAAAAGAGACCGTCAGAGAATACGGCGAATACTGAGGTACAGCCGGATTTGTCTGGGTCAGAGAGTCTGGCAGAGGCGGAAGCGGCAGTTGCGTCGCAGCCCCAGGAAGAATCTGCAGACGGATCACTGCCTTATGCTCAGCCGGGACCGATAGAGCCGGAAAAGCTGCAGGAAAAGCTGGCTTCCAGTCTGAGAGACGTGTTGTCAGGCATACATAAAACAAAAGAATTGCTGATGCCCAGATATGAAGACGATGAGGAAGAGGAACAGCTTGAGGCACAGTCCGATATCGATTATCAGTCAGTGAAAGAGCTGGAGCCCGAAAGTTTTGGAAATACAACTGTACTGCCGGCGGAGAAGCTTCAGAAAATACGCACCCAGGAACCGGAAAATCCGGAGCCTGCAGCCGTATCGGAGGAGGAACCGGCCGAAAAGGACGATGTACTGCGGCAGCTGCTGGAAGAGACGGCGAGCCAGATGGCACAGCAGATTACTACCGGTGAATTCCAGAAAGAGGAAGAAACGCCGGCGGAGGAAGAGACTGCTGCTCCCGAAGTGGAGATTCAGGACGAATCTGTTCCGGAAAAAGAAGAGGTTTCGGATATTGAGCCTCAGAATCCGGAAGGCAGAGATATGATCCATGATCTGATGGCAGAGGGGTTTGAGGAGGAAGACGAGGAAGAAACTGCTGAGGAAACTGCTGAAACGGAAGACATCAGATTAGAAGAGAGCATTATTGCACAGGTGTTTGCCGAAGATGAAGAACCGAAGGAAGCAGAACAGTCAGGGGATACACAGGAGTTTAGCCTGGAAGATGAGTGTGCAAAGCAGATGATTTTACAGAAAGTATCTGCCGATGAATCCGAACCCGAGAAATCCATCGAGGAACGGATACTGGAAGAGGAGACTCCGGAGGAAAGAAGAACACGCATTCTGAACGATACACGTCCTGAGAAACTATCAGATGAACAGAAGAAGCTGTTTACGTATTTTGCAAAAGTTCCGGGAATGGATGAGCAGATACTGAATGCGATGGCAGGCGTTTATAACAATGCGGGTGATAAAACGTCAAAACGCGGTAATATAGCTGTTATGGGAAGACCGGGAAGCGGAAAAACAAGGCTGACTGACAGTCTGCTGCGTGCAATCTGTAAGGATCTGGGTCTTGAAGCGGTAAAGATGGCACGCATCGACGGGGAAGCGTTTAATGAGAAAGATCCGATTCAGGTAGTGGGCAAGCTGGCCGGAGGATTTCTGTTGATAGAACATGCCGGAGGCATGTCAGATGATACGATCGACCAGTTGTCGCGGGCGCTTTCTTTCAGGACGGACAGCCTGGTGCTGATCATCGAAGATGAAAAAACAAGTATGCGCAGCCTTTTAAACAGGCATCCTGATTTTGCGAGGAAGTTTGATGCGGTTATATCCATACCGGTATTTACGAACGATGAGCTTGTGACATTTGCAAGAACGTACGCCAGAGAGCAGGGATATAAGATCGACGAACTGGGCGTGCTGGCACTGTATACCAGAATCGGCGAAAAGCAGACAGATGAAGAGCCGATGACGGTGGCAAGCGTCAAGGAAATGATTGATTACGCCATCTCTAAGGCGCACAGAGGAAAGATCGGCAGAAAAGTTTCCAGCAGAAGACTGGATCCGGAAGGACGTATTATTCTTTTCGAGAAAGATTTTGATTTTTAA
- a CDS encoding glycogen/starch/alpha-glucan phosphorylase, with translation MQNKRFDKVQFKKEVKDNVKVLYRKTIDEATPQQVFQAVAYAVKDVIIDNWLNTQETFKKEDPKTVYYMSMEFLMGRALGNNLINLTAYQEVKEALDEMGFDLNVIEDQEPDAALGNGGLGRLAACFLDSLATLGYSAYGCGIRYRYGMFKQEIRDGYQIEVPDNWLKNGNPFELRRPEYAKEVKFGGYVKVEHDPATGRNNFIQEGYQSVMAIPYDMPIVGYGNGVVNTLRIWDAEAIDTFQLDSFDKGDYKKAVEQENLAKNIVEVLYPNDNHYAGKELRLKQQYFFISASIQAAVAKYKKAHSDIHKLYEKVTFQMNDTHPTVAVAELMRILMDEEGLTWEEAWEVTTKTCAYTNHTIMAEALEKWPIELFSRLLPRIYQIIEEINRRFLIEINEKYPGNQEKVKKMAIIYDGQIKMAHMAIVGGYSVNGVARLHTEILEKQELKDFYEMMPEKFNNKTNGITQRRFLLHGNPLLADWVTAHIGKEWITDLSQIKKLELYADDKKAQAEFMNIKYQNKVRLAKYILEHNNIEIDPRSIFDVQVKRLHEYKRQLMNILHVMYLYNKIKEHPDMEFYPRTFIFGAKAAAGYKRAKLTIKLINSVADVINNDASIEGKLKVVFIEDYRVSNAEWIFAAADVSEQISTASKEASGTGNMKFMLNGAPTLGTMDGANVEIVEEVGEENAFIFGLSADEVINFEKNGGYDPNYYFNTDQEIRQVLMSLINGTFSNDTEMFRDIYDSLLNTNSSDRADTYFILADFKSYAQAQEKVEAAYRDEEKWARMAMLNVARSGKFTSDRTIQQYVDDIWHLDRVKVK, from the coding sequence ATGCAAAACAAGCGATTTGACAAAGTTCAATTCAAAAAAGAGGTCAAGGACAACGTAAAGGTTTTGTACAGAAAAACGATTGATGAGGCTACACCTCAGCAGGTATTCCAGGCAGTGGCATATGCTGTGAAAGATGTAATCATTGACAACTGGCTGAACACACAGGAAACATTTAAGAAAGAGGATCCCAAGACGGTTTATTACATGTCCATGGAGTTCCTGATGGGAAGAGCGCTTGGAAATAACCTGATCAATTTAACCGCTTATCAGGAAGTAAAAGAGGCACTGGATGAGATGGGATTTGATCTCAATGTGATCGAGGACCAGGAACCGGATGCAGCTCTTGGAAACGGAGGTCTTGGACGTCTTGCAGCTTGTTTTCTGGATTCTCTTGCGACATTGGGATACAGTGCATATGGCTGTGGGATCCGCTACCGCTATGGCATGTTCAAACAGGAAATTCGCGATGGATATCAGATAGAGGTCCCGGATAACTGGCTGAAAAACGGCAATCCATTCGAACTGCGCAGACCGGAATATGCGAAAGAAGTAAAGTTCGGCGGATACGTCAAAGTAGAGCATGATCCTGCGACAGGAAGGAATAACTTTATTCAGGAAGGATATCAGTCCGTTATGGCGATCCCGTATGATATGCCGATCGTCGGCTACGGAAACGGTGTCGTAAATACACTCCGCATCTGGGATGCCGAGGCGATTGACACCTTCCAGCTGGATTCCTTCGACAAAGGTGATTATAAGAAAGCGGTTGAACAGGAGAACCTGGCGAAGAACATCGTTGAGGTGCTCTATCCGAATGATAATCACTATGCGGGTAAAGAACTGCGCCTGAAACAGCAGTATTTCTTCATCTCGGCAAGCATTCAGGCTGCGGTTGCAAAATATAAAAAAGCACACAGCGATATTCACAAACTGTATGAAAAAGTGACATTCCAGATGAATGACACGCATCCGACGGTCGCGGTGGCAGAGCTTATGCGTATTCTGATGGATGAGGAAGGACTTACCTGGGAAGAAGCCTGGGAAGTGACGACGAAGACATGTGCTTATACGAATCACACCATCATGGCAGAAGCGCTCGAGAAGTGGCCGATCGAGCTGTTCTCAAGGCTGCTGCCGAGAATTTATCAGATCATTGAGGAGATCAACAGGAGATTCCTGATCGAGATCAATGAAAAGTATCCTGGAAATCAGGAGAAAGTAAAGAAGATGGCGATCATCTATGACGGGCAGATCAAGATGGCCCATATGGCAATCGTAGGCGGATATTCCGTCAATGGCGTTGCAAGGCTCCATACGGAGATCCTGGAAAAACAGGAACTGAAAGATTTCTATGAGATGATGCCAGAGAAATTTAATAATAAGACGAACGGTATTACCCAGAGAAGATTCCTGCTCCATGGAAATCCGCTGCTCGCAGACTGGGTAACCGCCCACATCGGGAAAGAGTGGATCACCGATCTTTCTCAGATTAAAAAGCTGGAACTCTATGCGGATGACAAGAAGGCTCAGGCGGAGTTCATGAATATCAAATATCAGAACAAAGTCCGTCTTGCAAAATACATCCTGGAGCACAACAATATCGAAATTGATCCCCGTTCTATCTTTGATGTACAGGTAAAACGGCTGCATGAGTACAAACGTCAGCTGATGAATATCCTGCATGTGATGTATCTGTATAACAAGATCAAAGAGCATCCGGACATGGAATTTTATCCGAGGACATTTATCTTCGGTGCCAAAGCGGCGGCTGGATATAAGAGAGCAAAACTGACGATCAAGCTGATCAACTCCGTGGCTGATGTTATCAACAACGATGCATCCATCGAAGGTAAGCTGAAAGTCGTGTTTATCGAAGATTACCGTGTAAGCAATGCGGAATGGATTTTCGCAGCGGCGGATGTATCAGAACAGATCTCAACAGCCAGCAAGGAAGCGTCCGGTACCGGTAATATGAAATTTATGCTGAACGGAGCTCCGACACTGGGAACCATGGACGGCGCGAATGTAGAGATCGTAGAGGAAGTGGGAGAAGAGAATGCATTTATCTTCGGTCTGTCTGCAGATGAAGTCATCAATTTCGAGAAAAACGGCGGCTATGACCCGAACTACTATTTCAACACAGATCAGGAGATCCGTCAGGTGCTGATGTCCCTGATCAACGGTACATTTTCAAATGATACGGAGATGTTCCGGGATATTTATGATTCTCTGCTGAACACGAACAGCAGTGACCGCGCGGATACGTACTTTATCCTTGCGGACTTCAAGAGCTATGCACAGGCACAGGAGAAGGTGGAAGCTGCATACAGAGACGAGGAAAAATGGGCCCGGATGGCAATGCTGAATGTGGCGAGATCCGGCAAGTTTACATCTGACAGAACGATCCAGCAGTATGTGGATGACATCTGGCATTTGGACCGGGTGAAAGTAAAATAG